The genomic stretch CTCTTCTAAGCCATTGCCCAGATAATTTCCAAGAACTCCGCAGATGCATGTCGTAGCAACGGATTCTGATAAATGTTCCAGTTCTTCCACCGTTGCGTTGGCATATAAAAATATGGGCTCTAAATCAAAATTCTTAAACATTTCAATGATTTCATTTCTGGCGCTTTCAAAAAAGTTTTTAAAGTTAACGGTGTTTCTTTTCTGCTCTGGCGGCTTTACGATTCCGCTTAACACCGCATGATCGGATATATCAAACCCAGTCGCCCAAATCCGTGATTTAAAGCCCTCGCAGTGAACGGCTATGACAGGCACCGGAATCTGGTCCTTTATCATCTCCACCACGCTGTCAATATCCTCTCCGATGATCCCCGTGGCACAGGAGCTGCTGACAAAAATTGCCTTTGGCTGGTAACGCCGGTTGACCTCCACAATGATATCTGCCAGCGCTTCTGTGGAACCGAAAATGGTATCATTCTCATTCATATCTGTACCAATATAGACGGATTTGTTTACGACCCCTCTTTTAGCAGCCACCTGATTGGTAATGATGTACTGAGAACTTGCCGTGGCCGAGCACCCGGAAGGGCCGTGGTGGATAACCGCCACATCCCGGATCCCTCCAAGCTGGCCGAGGGCACAGCCGGAAAGGCAGGTACTTGACTGGGAAAAACAGCGTCCGCAGCCCTTTAAGCTGCCGCATTTGCTCTGGCTGGCAAGATCATGCAAGTCTCCGACATATCCGGTTATGGAGCCTAGCCGGGTCTCCCTGGTGGCCAGATTTGAATTTGATAAATTAATTGCCATATTTAACCTCCAAACTTTGACTATGCTTCTTCAAAAAGCTTCGTGGACAGGTACCTAAGACCGGTATCCGCCAAAATAACTACAAGATTCTTCCCTTTGTTTTCCGTTCTTTTTGCCACCTGGGTTGCTGCGAAAATGGCGGCCCCGGAGGAGGTTCCCACTAAAATCCCGTCCGTCCTTGCAACTTCCTTTGCAGCTTCATATGCCTGATAGGTTTCCACCTCATATTTTTCATCGTAAATGCTTAAATCCATAGTATGGGGAATCCGTTCTGCGGGCACTCCTTCAAAGGGATGGACCCCTGTGATATCCGGCGGCAGCGGATCCGTCTCATTGGGCAGGGAACCTGGCCCAGGCTGTATGGCGATGATCTTAATATTTTTATTTTTACTTTTTAAGTACCTTCCTGCTCCCGATATGGTTCCTCCTGTGCCGACACAGGCCACCAGAATATCCACCTTTCCCTCCGTATCCGCCCAGATCTCCGGCCCTGTGGTCGCTTCATGAACGGAAGGATTTGCCGGATTTTCGATCTGATTGACAAAGAAGTTGGTTTTTTCTTTTGACAGCACTTTCTCCTTTAAGGTTCTGACAGCCGCCACAAAATCCCCGCCTGTTTCATCT from Lacrimispora sphenoides JCM 1415 encodes the following:
- a CDS encoding nitrogenase component 1 encodes the protein MAINLSNSNLATRETRLGSITGYVGDLHDLASQSKCGSLKGCGRCFSQSSTCLSGCALGQLGGIRDVAVIHHGPSGCSATASSQYIITNQVAAKRGVVNKSVYIGTDMNENDTIFGSTEALADIIVEVNRRYQPKAIFVSSSCATGIIGEDIDSVVEMIKDQIPVPVIAVHCEGFKSRIWATGFDISDHAVLSGIVKPPEQKRNTVNFKNFFESARNEIIEMFKNFDLEPIFLYANATVEELEHLSESVATTCICGVLGNYLGNGLEELYGVPYIRTINPLGIVGFETWLREIGRVAGKQLEVEHYIEEQRKIYIPQIEAVKKELKGLKAVLGMGPGYTFEVTRVLNELGIEVVWALAWHYDKKYENGDVPPAMSYLLDNEINFEASVADQQNFEVMNILNKYRPDLYLSRHPGSTVWAIKQGTPAVYVADEYMIFGYKHTLEFAHTVLDTIRNRSFEQNLAKRVKLPYTDWWYKQDVGSFLEEGIG
- a CDS encoding PLP-dependent cysteine synthase family protein, with product MSNIHKSITELIGKTPLLELENYERKHGLEAKIIAKLEYFNPNQSVKDRIALAMIGDAEKKGLLKPGYTIVETTSGNTGIGMAAIAAARGYSFRVYVQDNVSEERFKNIKAFGGEAIRFSQVPEVQAVLDETGGDFVAAVRTLKEKVLSKEKTNFFVNQIENPANPSVHEATTGPEIWADTEGKVDILVACVGTGGTISGAGRYLKSKNKNIKIIAIQPGPGSLPNETDPLPPDITGVHPFEGVPAERIPHTMDLSIYDEKYEVETYQAYEAAKEVARTDGILVGTSSGAAIFAATQVAKRTENKGKNLVVILADTGLRYLSTKLFEEA